A window of the Halobacterium hubeiense genome harbors these coding sequences:
- a CDS encoding methyl-accepting chemotaxis protein: MSLRSSYESLLWRSIALAGADGSVERKMLAAVGLQFLGAVAMAAFALFTAGALQIVGVGATLALSVVAFFNTYLVAERDFVEPLVELEAAADDIAAGEFQRADIPATDRDDEIAGLVASFQRMQANLATASRQADALARQDFEDTALDADVPGRFGESMATMADSLQSHTEQLEAKQAELERQSEQLERLVDALSAATDAARNGDLTALLDPDDLDVAAEHRAVVEDFNDLLRTLGDTIADIQSFSEDVLEVSAETESRVEEVAEHSAEVSASVDEIAAGANQQTNRLNDIAAEMDTVSATVEEIAASADDVAATAQAAADRGEDGRAEVEDTIEALRGLREQSQAVADTVEELAAEVDRIDGITELIDDIAEETNMLALNASIEAARTGEDGDGFAVVADEVKGLAEETREQAADISELVETVTQRAEDASTAIAEVDAEVERKIDRAEGVLRDFDAIVDEVANVNHSVQEISEATDEGAQSVTDAVGMVDEIASVSEETAAEADTVAASASEQTEATDEVAERMDDLAGRTEELAALLDEFDVPESAGGDRADEAGVGAEDRGRAGATATDGGQNTAFDWADE; this comes from the coding sequence ATGAGCCTCCGTTCGTCGTACGAATCGCTTCTCTGGCGGTCGATAGCGCTGGCCGGCGCTGACGGGTCGGTCGAGCGGAAGATGCTGGCCGCGGTCGGCCTCCAGTTCCTCGGCGCGGTCGCGATGGCGGCGTTCGCGCTGTTCACCGCGGGCGCCCTGCAAATCGTCGGCGTCGGCGCGACGCTGGCGCTGTCGGTGGTCGCATTCTTCAACACGTACCTCGTCGCCGAGCGTGACTTCGTCGAGCCGCTGGTCGAACTGGAAGCGGCGGCCGACGACATCGCCGCCGGCGAGTTCCAGCGCGCGGACATCCCCGCGACCGACCGCGACGACGAGATTGCGGGGCTGGTGGCGTCGTTCCAGCGGATGCAGGCGAACCTCGCGACGGCGTCCCGGCAGGCCGACGCGCTCGCCCGACAGGACTTCGAGGACACGGCGCTGGACGCCGACGTCCCCGGCCGGTTCGGGGAGAGCATGGCGACGATGGCCGACAGCCTCCAGTCACACACCGAACAGCTGGAAGCCAAGCAGGCCGAACTGGAGCGCCAGTCCGAGCAGCTCGAACGGCTCGTGGACGCGCTGTCGGCGGCGACCGACGCGGCGCGCAACGGCGACCTCACGGCGCTCCTCGACCCAGACGACCTCGACGTGGCGGCCGAGCACCGCGCGGTCGTCGAGGACTTCAACGACCTGTTGCGGACGCTGGGGGACACCATCGCGGACATCCAGTCGTTCTCCGAGGACGTCCTCGAAGTGTCCGCAGAGACGGAGTCGCGGGTCGAGGAGGTCGCCGAGCACAGCGCGGAGGTGAGCGCGAGTGTCGACGAGATTGCGGCGGGCGCGAACCAGCAGACCAATCGGCTGAACGACATCGCGGCGGAGATGGACACGGTGTCCGCGACCGTCGAGGAAATCGCGGCGAGCGCCGACGACGTCGCCGCGACCGCGCAGGCGGCCGCCGACCGCGGGGAGGACGGCCGGGCGGAGGTCGAGGACACCATCGAGGCGCTTCGGGGGCTCCGCGAGCAGAGTCAGGCCGTCGCGGACACCGTCGAGGAGCTCGCGGCGGAGGTCGATCGCATCGACGGCATCACTGAGCTCATCGACGACATCGCCGAGGAGACGAACATGCTCGCGCTGAACGCGTCCATCGAGGCCGCGCGCACCGGCGAGGACGGCGACGGGTTCGCGGTGGTCGCCGACGAGGTGAAGGGGCTCGCCGAGGAGACCCGCGAGCAGGCCGCGGACATCTCCGAGCTCGTCGAGACCGTCACGCAGCGCGCCGAGGACGCCTCCACCGCCATCGCGGAGGTGGACGCGGAGGTCGAGCGCAAGATAGACCGGGCGGAGGGCGTGCTCCGGGACTTCGACGCCATCGTGGACGAGGTCGCGAACGTCAACCACTCCGTCCAGGAGATTTCGGAGGCGACCGACGAGGGCGCCCAGTCGGTGACCGACGCCGTCGGGATGGTCGACGAAATCGCGAGCGTCAGCGAGGAGACCGCCGCCGAGGCGGACACGGTCGCGGCCAGCGCCAGCGAGCAGACCGAGGCGACTGACGAGGTCGCCGAGCGCATGGACGACCTCGCGGGCCGCACGGAGGAACTCGCCGCGCTGCTGGACGAGTTCGACGTCCCGGAGAGCGCGGGCGGCGACCGCGCTGACGAAGCGGGCGTCGGCGCCGAGGACCGCGGCCGAGCGGGCGCGACGGCGACGGACGGCGGCCAGAACACGGCCTTCGACTGGGCGGACGAGTAG
- a CDS encoding DUF5789 family protein: MADETDEEEEEPAVELGEGEPVEGAPLARVASRLTWAQQKSEVVRKEGDSVVRTPDGPQTLESLLEDVDITYFETRREFEDAVREVVGTGPVPTE; the protein is encoded by the coding sequence ATGGCTGACGAGACCGACGAAGAGGAGGAAGAACCCGCCGTCGAACTCGGTGAGGGTGAACCCGTGGAGGGCGCACCGCTGGCGCGCGTGGCGTCCCGACTGACGTGGGCCCAGCAGAAGAGCGAGGTCGTCCGCAAGGAGGGCGATTCGGTCGTCCGGACGCCCGACGGCCCGCAGACGCTCGAATCCCTGCTCGAGGACGTCGACATCACGTACTTCGAGACGCGCCGCGAGTTCGAGGACGCGGTCCGCGAGGTCGTCGGCACCGGCCCCGTGCCGACCGAGTAG